The genomic stretch GATATGGGACTGAGATAATCTCAGCAGAAGTTTTAGGAACCGTGACTTATATCATTTGACATTAACAGTTAACACTTCATTTGATTGATAACAAGTACTGATAAGGAgtcaattaaaaacacatttatgaaaatgtcattatatatactttattataaatacaacacTGTGTTAAAAATcagcttaaaaatgcataacagaGGATGTGACAAGCATGATGAACATCAACATACTGCTAAGTGGACACAGTACAAGTACTACAAAGAaagttgaataataataaaatgaaaataaataataaaaataataatattaataataatgtgatgatgatgatttgatgcttctgccaaacatttctgatgaccCTTTCTACATGGATTCTTATAAGTGCTAGATGAtctgtcaaataattaatagtttGAGTTTGCAGGTAGAACACTTTCTGGCACACACTTTTACACTGAATGGTTTCTCTGTGAAAATCTCAGAGCAGTCAATCATTGCTATACTGTGTCCAAAGGACACCACAAACTAATGAGGGACAATTTTGTGCCTGTAACAGTTGTATAAAACAGCGTTTGTGCATGCAGATTCAATCTGAGGTGCAtgaagtttttaaaatgaagtgagAATTTCCCTTATGTCTGACACGAAAAGCAGTCCATTTTCTTCTGTGTACACACAAGTTACATTCAGTTTGTGGCATCAAGAGGTGTCTTGTGAAGTCGACCATCTCCTCCAGCCTGGTGGGTCATCATCTCAGCTGGctgcaatgtgtttttttttcttacagtttagTCACACCAACCtatatgaaatacaaaaaatacataaaaaataaaaacattaaaaatgtcttttagtTTGGTATTCAGTTAAGTAGTTAGGTAAGAATTTCagtagtgaaataaaataaatctctacACCCATGCATAAAACGATTGCGTGACATTGCATGGTACATGAGGCGTTTCTGCTCCCTGGCTGCCTGTTTAGTGGTGCCCTGGCACCACTAACCGGTTCATCGGTTTAAAAACCTGCTTTTCATtcttaaggtattgttttcgttataatgtactgattcaaattagttatcaataataattattttaccactaagctgacatgctctcgcgtatgaacaggcagcatctgtgGTGGGGGGACGGCGCCGGCGCAACCATcgaacatattttttaaaaggaatCCGGCGCCACGTTCCTGACCGCATcactgtctttactgggtgctcttagggaatatttgcatttatccaCACTTGTCATTACGCCGTAtacctgcactacaccactgaatAGCATTGATATCCCAAAACAACATGTGGATATAACATTAGGtacttaaaaaaagagagaaaataagCGCAAACTAAAAATCGCTTACTTACCTTTATGAAAATGTCGAGGgcaaatatgatgattttgcATATCACCGCTGCTATGCAGGCCATCCGACGCTTCTTGATATTTCTGCTGCATGTTGTCTACTGTTTCTTTCAAGTGGGAGACCTAAAATATCTTTCCTCGTGGTCAGTTTTTAACCTTTTCTATCGTGTAATGTACCATTTTGaagcaaatcaaaataattattctgcaaCTACAGAACACCTCGGCATTGATACCTTACAAATGGCGGCGATACCCAAAATGCAATTCGATTCTCGTGAGTGTGACGTCACCTGACAAAGACCAATTACCCAGTCACATCCTCTAGTGAGGCAAAAACACGTGAGGTTTTTGTTGCACATCAAGggatttatgtaaaatgtgttaaCACCATAGTTTATGCACATCTTATTGGATAAAAACACTATCTGCCTCAATGCGCATCTTGACATTTCAATCCAGCATTTTTCTTGTGATATTCCAAAATTCACTTAAAAATAGGTAGATGGCAACACAGCTAGTGACTATGTTAAGTAATTTGCTGAAATAAGACCCACAATttcaaattatgcaaaaaacttGAACGAAGAacaaagaatcttttttttttttttttttttaataaagtgaaCCATTTAAAGTGACAAAAACATTATACAGCATTCATTTTAGGTCTTTAAATTTAGCACAAAAAACAgttgctgtgtgtttgtgtgtactgtTACATCTATCCCCAGCCTGTGTTACAACTCACCCCAGTAGAGGGGAAGGTTTTACCAACGGAACTCTTTGTATTTGACATTAACTCACATAATCTATGATTATGCAGTACACGTCCAAGtgagttttatttgtagtacaCAAATGTGGCTACCATATATCAGTTACTGATGCAAACAAAGTGTTACTTTCATCCCCAGTCTCCCctacatacactgccctccaaaagctTGGACATGCCCTAGAAAggggggttttggacaatattggcatgaatccttttttatttgtaataattttgctctgataagggacaacacaaactatgaaaacatatttgatTACATAAagagtttatacatagaaaaaacttaaattttcaattcatcaaaatatccagcattagcagctattacagctctgcatattCTGGGcctaaattaattgtattctaaacttaattgacAATCAATTGtcgaagctattaaggtgtactgacccaaaaatcctttaaaaacctgggccaagtttaaaccagtaaccaggcatcacagctggcaaaggggcatgtctgactttgacatgtatatattgtcattgttattataatcaaaatgaaaattattattgctggtcttctaAGAtaaatgtcaagttactttaatgtatttgcaccaaaaatgaaaaggatttatgctgatatcatcaaaaaccacactttgctaggggtgtttccaaacttttggagggcagtgtagagtcgtagtaaattttatttttaatttgccagTTATGTCAATTATATAGCATCACAGCAGGCTGGAAGTTTACTTATCTGTTATGCCGACTAAACCTAAATTACTTTCACAAGACACCCATTTCCTGGTGCCATTTTAAAAAGCCCTTTAAAACTCTTTtcacagaaagaaaacaaaaagggttTTCCTCTCAGGTATCTGTAAGTGTGATGGCAAATGAAATTAGTACACCGAGCAAAATTACATTCTTCTTCCTCCACAATCAATGCggatatgatttttaaaattgttctaTTTTGTAAAGCTCCTGCCGCACTGGGCAACCCTGCAATTTCTTCCCAGAATGGATTTGCAAATGGCGTTTCAGGTCTCTTTGATATGTGAAACTCTTTTTACACCGTTGGCACGTGAatggcttttctccagtgtgaagtCTCATGTGAATGTTTAGGTTTCCTTTTTGAGTGAAACTTaatccacactgttggcaggcaTAAGGgctttctccagtgtgaatcctcatgtggACTTCAAGGTTTCCTTTTCGGCTGAAACTCTTACCACACTGCTGGCAGCTGAAAGggttctctccagtgtgaattctcatgtggacaTTAAGGTTTCCAAGTTGATCGAAACTCCTTCCACAATGAGAACACgtgtaaggcttctctccagtgtgaattctcatgtgcgCATTAAGAGTTGGTCTGTGTGTAAAACTCCTTCCACACTGGGAGCATATGTAAGGCTTCACTCCAGTATGGATTCTCACGTGGCTTTCAAGACTTCCCCTTCGAGTGAAACTTCTTCCACAATGTTTGCAGATGAAAGGCTTCTccccagtgtgaattctcatgtggtaCCTAAGGTTTTCTTTTCTGCTgtaactctttccacactgttggcaggtgaatGTGCTCtttccagtgtgaattctcatgtggactGTAAAGGCACCTTTTTGGTCAAAACTCTggccacactgttggcaggtaaagggcttctctccagtgtgaattctcatgtggactTTAAGGTGTCCATTTTGACtgaaactttttccacattgTTTGCAGGTGCAATGACTTCTAGGTACTGTCTTTTGAGCTCTTTTTTGTGAGGAAGTCTTTTTTTTAGTCTGTAAGTGACTAAACTTATCAGTTATAATATTATGTGGTTTCTCAAACTTATATTTTTGTTCCGTTTCATCCTGTTCTCGACTCTCCTCTTTTAATTCAATCAgatctgaggggaaaaaaagaatgataAAAGTTAACTGTAACAGTAACAGTTTACAAAAGTTCAATTCCACAAAACAAcgaatataaaaacatttagacaCATAAAGCATCAACACAAACGTATTTATCAAACCtcctataaataaatgtgttaataaagtaaataaataaaagaactaTGCAAAAAGCATAGTTGCCCTCTTTACGCACATAATCACATCCATCAAAAACTTAGGCTGACTGCCAGTTGgaatattagaaataaaaacactgatataACCTCTCATGGACATCACTTAAATCACTGAATACTTGCCAGCTAAGAAATAATTACAAACTATGTGTTTTTGAATTCACATCATTTGAATATCATGACATTGACGTATGACAATTCAAAATGAGCTAGTAGGTCCATGCAAAGAATCAAATTTCAGTCTCAGTAGTGATTTTGCAACGATTATGACAACGTGATgatcaagataaaaaaaaatgctgattctGACATTACTGACTTGAATATTTCCAATAATTTGATTCATGTGCTGATgtaggtgattttctcagttgtttaaaacattaaagcaaTTATCAAAGTTTGACAAAtcattgtttaatttttcaattaaaaaagaatattattatttttattcacttatttaacatgattacatttaatatcCCCTTACCAGATCTGGACTCCCATTTACACCATTTTTGTTTGAGTatggtaatattttttaaaccccTTTCAAACAGCGCTGTTTTCAGACATTTGTTGTAACTATGCTAGAGTGCCTTCTGTGTGAATGCAAACACATCCCAGGATTGATCCCAGGATCAGAACCTAGTAACATTGCTGGGATAAGTCccagaacattttttgtatGGACAAAGGCAAGACTAATGCCATAAGAGGTGTCTCGTAGTGATGTCGTTGTAATGACATTTTATGTGGGCTGAAGCTGTCACCTCATGTGTCTTTATAGGATCTTTATGGGATGTGTGTCAAGAAAATTGCTGGCAGTGTGAATGAACCAAAATCAAACAATCCCGGGACAAATTACAGGACACATCATCAGTGTATTTTCCGGAATCTCTGTGTGAAAGGGGGTTGTAATGAACTTATAAGAATTAGAAGAACAAAATCAACTTGTTCTTTCACATGCAAAATATTAGGATTAATGTCACAAAATATTGTTTGGTATTATGTTTAACATGTGACATGTCATAATAGCAAATGCCCAGCTTGAAGGCAGCATAAGTATTTATATGTTCACATGATCAACGTGTCTGTCcaaatgggaaaaacaaacaaaaaccattCCATGTCAAATTAAACTGCTTTAGGATACTCCcatgaaaaaagtaaataaaaaaaaaaaaaaaaaaaaacattcctgtAGCAGCTGAGAGTcaaaaccaacctgtttgttccttAGTATCTTCTTGTTTCACTGTGATTGCATCTTCAATTGTAATGTCTTCattctcctctttaataaatgCCATCTTCATAACAGTATGTCACATGGATCTTAAATGAATTCACCAggactttttctgtgtttggACACTGTCAtgtttaaaatgagacaaattaacagacagaaaaataaatcCAAACCAAATCTCTGGGTGCATTTCAATCAGCTCCCTAGTCCAGTAGTCAGTGAACTTGATAAAACGGTCTGATTTACCTCAAACAAACggaggggagaaaaaaaagctcttatttagatgtttatggcttatattttgcatgtaataatttgtatgttacatttaacagaatactccgtcataaaaacatttgcaatcgGTTCATAAAagttgtcctttttcacgttTGTGTTCTGGTTGCATTTACActgttttgagcagcagatgTCGTCAGCGTGTAGTGATTCGAGCACTTCGAAATATCGAATCGTTTTGCAAAGCAATTACTTCAACTGATTCGTTTTAAAAGGCTTTCAATATCACTACTTGCAAGTGACCGAATTTATGTTTAAGGTAAAGCTGTTCTTAATATATGGAGCGAAGTGAGACACAATTATTCTGTTACCCATGTGCTGATGCGCTTTactcacaaaaacaacattaatttGTGGTAAATTAAGTATTACAAAGTTATATTCAGGAATAATTTATCAATTTTACAAAGCCTGTAAAAACTATAAACCTAATCGTACAGGTTGCATCGGTTAAAGcactttaaatgcttaaaaacacaaacctttCTTCAGCCGAATCACAACAGATACAGGACCGTGTCGCGGAGCTATGACGTCACATTGtcaaaccaaaataaaagtcccgtTTCcaagatatataaaaaaaaaacatgaaggcTGAGTAATGGCTGAAGGtttagctttgcattacagggataaattagattttaaagtatatgaaacagattattgttattttatattgtaataatttttacatattttgttttattattattgattaaatataaacacggtctacttcttaaaaaacactgaaagtCTTATTGGTCCCAAACTTTTATACTgttatgatatatttaaataatcataatttcaCATTGAACCcccaaattaatgtagaaacaacatgaagatggtatatttatgtttaatggCATATTTTTACTAAGTAGAATATTATTAATGAAGGccagtatcactgataccactACTGCTACTGATGTctgaattaaatgcattttcctGTAATTTATCCATTaattatagccattcaacattacaatATAATTGAAAGCCATTattgaaacattaaaacaattaaaatattcctcacataaaatataaactgcATATGCATAAACtacaatttaatattaattcatcTTTATTCAAGATATAAAAATTAATCAGCAAAGAACAGGGAGTGATTTCTGTTTTGCAGTGGGGAAccattagcctagcctattgtaaaaaaataaaaaataaaataaaaagatgttttaaaattatataaataattattactagtTAATTTAAGCAATTCATCATTTGACAATCATCatctaaataaaatcaataaaatttcTGTGGGGGGAAAAACTGCCTATTCAGAGAATGGGCTAATGAATGCCGCCCATTTTCTCCATATTAGAATGTTTCCACCTAGCATTTGGCTCTCTGATTTGTGGTCCAGCTATGAAATTACAGAAGGCCAAGCAATAGTAAATTAATGTGAGAGTATTTTCAAATAACAGAAACATTGACAAATCACATATTTCCTCTAAATGGGTGGGCCTTGTTATCACTAACTTCTTATCACTAATTCTCTATTAGAGAATTGCTTATAAAATAGCTAGATATTTATTGATGTCAAGATGGAAGCTGCAAAAACCGTAAGTGACATTTACTAGGCTGCtgtgctaataataataataataataatatttattataaacactGCTTATTTGTCATGAGGCCTTTTAAGTAAGCATgagaattttaaaatcaatacaaaaaCTGACAGGAAGCCAGCGCAATTTTTCCAAGATAGGTGTGATGTGCTCCCTTGCACTGGTCTTTGTCACAATTAGAGCAGCTGAGTTTTGTACAAACTGTAATTTACTTAGGGCCAGTGAATTACAATAATCAATAcgtgaaaaaacaaaagtgttactTTTCAGACGCAGAAAAAGTCAGCATGGGACGTAATTTGGCAATGTTTCtgagatgaaaaaaaatattttttgactgTATTACAAACATGAAGATCAAACGTTAAGTTGGCATCAAATATCAACCCcaaattttttagtttagtttgaaaCTGTAAAGCAGAGCCATCCACACTTAAGGTTACGGACTCAGCTTTACgcaactaattttaaaaaaactaaatttagcAGGTTTATTTTGGTAATATCAGTCATTCTCACGgtgctgttttgttgttgcatTTCTGAAAGGCGGTTACACACCGGATGACCCCCTTAAGGCTGGATCAGCCTCTGTGCCTCTTGGAGAGGGCCAATGCACAAGAGGCACAGTTCGCTActgttcttttgttctttgatttgcATCAATGGCACAGATGGCAGTAGGTTTTTACTTTAAAAGCAGTGCTGTCTCTTTAAAACCTGATGACCATGACGCGGATCACACATTCAACTCTTTACAGTCACTTAGGACTTTTTAAGTGATTTAGAGTTGTGTTTATAAGGACACTCACCAAAAAAGGGGGATTTTGACttaattgtgtatgtttttgtccTTTGAAGTATGAAAGAGAACTCCGTATTGTGCTACTGAAACAGCTCTATGTGCACATGCATGTGTCAGATGCCTGTGTTCACAGAGAGCCACTTCACAGACAGACAGCATGCCAGTACCGAAATAACGGCTTTTGAGCCTTATCATGTTTGATAGCATGTACATATAGTCTACTGCAATGCTAGTCAGAATGGATGATGCGTTAATTgtgttagcttttttttttaaattttaatagattaaatatttttaacgtgttaaacagaaaacaaaacaaacaaaaaaaaataaataaataattacgtatatatatatatatatatatatggaatttTAACTTGGGTATTTATATAAGGATAAAGTATATtgataatgcaatgctaatcgcTTTTAACTCTtgataatactataaaatagtataatttctgcctcattctgtgatatgaaacCATGTCTgatcacaaaaaaaagttattttaaacactcaACTATGTTATATGgttaatttgggaaaaaaaggatgtcaataaattatatctttgctggacaacaggtttgtaaactgGCTCATACACATGCATAGACAATACATTTTgatctgaaattaaaaacaaaacaaaactatatgaCTGATATTACTACTTTGTATTCCGTTGTTATTTCATTACTAAAAGGGCctgaataaattgtaaaatattaagtttaCCGTCAATCTGCAATTAATTTTGACCTGATTTTAGCCATTAATGAAGcattgcagatttttttttttctgagaatttgaCATGCCTCAACAAGGTAGTAGTGGAAACTGAAAGGTGATAATAGTACTTACCTTGAACATAGTCTtcataactttttttgtgttgGTGCACGCCTCAGT from Labeo rohita strain BAU-BD-2019 chromosome 9, IGBB_LRoh.1.0, whole genome shotgun sequence encodes the following:
- the LOC127170995 gene encoding gastrula zinc finger protein XlCGF8.2DB, translated to MKMAFIKEENEDITIEDAITVKQEDTKEQTDLIELKEESREQDETEQKYKFEKPHNIITDKFSHLQTKKKTSSQKRAQKTVPRSHCTCKQCGKSFSQNGHLKVHMRIHTGEKPFTCQQCGQSFDQKGAFTVHMRIHTGKSTFTCQQCGKSYSRKENLRYHMRIHTGEKPFICKHCGRSFTRRGSLESHVRIHTGVKPYICSQCGRSFTHRPTLNAHMRIHTGEKPYTCSHCGRSFDQLGNLNVHMRIHTGENPFSCQQCGKSFSRKGNLEVHMRIHTGESPYACQQCGLSFTQKGNLNIHMRLHTGEKPFTCQRCKKSFTYQRDLKRHLQIHSGKKLQGCPVRQELYKIEQF